Proteins found in one Pectobacterium atrosepticum genomic segment:
- a CDS encoding pantoate--beta-alanine ligase produces MLIIETPLLLRREVRRWRQEGKRIALVPTMGNLHDGHMTLVDEARARADIVIASVFVNPMQFERPDDLARYPRTLQEDCEKLNRRGADLVFAPSPDVIYPNGLESQTFVDVPGLSSMLEGASRPGHFRGVATIVSKLFNLVQPDLACFGEKDYQQLALIRQLARDMGYDIDIVGVPIVRAKDGLALSSRNGYLSAEERQLAPQLYQLMMALSAQLDNGDRQIDILLEQVAEKLREAGFTPDELFICDADTLQPLSAASTRAVILMAAWLGKARLIDNHQVDLTV; encoded by the coding sequence GTGTTGATTATCGAAACCCCTCTGCTGCTGCGCCGCGAAGTCCGTCGCTGGCGTCAGGAAGGGAAACGTATTGCTTTGGTTCCCACCATGGGTAATTTGCATGATGGGCACATGACGCTGGTCGATGAAGCCAGAGCGCGCGCCGACATCGTTATTGCCAGCGTTTTTGTCAATCCCATGCAGTTTGAGCGGCCAGATGATTTAGCCCGCTACCCCCGAACGTTGCAGGAAGACTGCGAGAAACTGAACCGCCGTGGTGCCGATCTGGTTTTCGCACCGAGCCCAGATGTGATATACCCAAATGGACTGGAGTCGCAAACGTTTGTCGATGTCCCCGGCCTGTCTTCTATGTTGGAAGGTGCCAGCCGTCCCGGTCATTTCCGAGGCGTAGCCACCATCGTTAGCAAGCTGTTCAATCTGGTACAGCCGGATTTAGCCTGCTTCGGTGAGAAAGATTACCAGCAGTTAGCGCTGATTCGGCAGCTTGCCCGCGATATGGGCTATGACATTGATATCGTTGGCGTCCCTATCGTGCGAGCAAAAGACGGTTTGGCATTAAGTTCACGTAATGGCTATCTCAGTGCTGAAGAGCGCCAACTGGCACCACAACTTTATCAGTTGATGATGGCGCTTTCGGCGCAGTTGGACAACGGCGATCGCCAGATAGATATATTGCTGGAGCAGGTAGCTGAGAAGCTGCGCGAAGCAGGCTTTACGCCTGATGAACTGTTTATCTGTGATGCTGATACGCTGCAACCGCTAAGCGCTGCCAGCACGCGTGCTGTGATTTTGATGGCTGCCTGGTTAGGCAAGGCTAGATTGATTGATAACCACCAGGTCGATTTGACTGTATGA
- a CDS encoding polyamine aminopropyltransferase → MSQKEIWYETLHANFGQYFSVDRVLYHEKTDHQDLIIFENDALGRVMALDGVVQTTERDEFIYHEMLTHVPLLSHGNAKRVLIIGGGDGGMLREVSRHHGVEQITMVEIDAGVVEFCRQYLPNHSAGSYDDPRFNLVIDDGVNFVRQCSEKFDVIISDCTDPIGPGESLFTSDFYQGCARSLNEGGIFVAQNGVCFLQQDEAIGSHKKLSHYFNDVSFYQAAIPTYYGGIMTFAWASNNPALRQMDIVTLRQHFAQSGITCRYYTPDVHIGSFALPQYLLSALQNAQ, encoded by the coding sequence ATGTCCCAGAAAGAAATTTGGTATGAAACCCTGCATGCCAACTTTGGTCAGTATTTTTCGGTCGATCGCGTGCTATATCACGAGAAGACCGATCATCAAGATCTCATCATCTTTGAAAACGATGCATTAGGCCGCGTGATGGCGCTTGACGGCGTGGTGCAAACCACCGAACGCGATGAGTTCATCTATCACGAAATGCTCACCCACGTCCCTCTTCTGTCACACGGCAACGCCAAACGCGTACTGATTATCGGTGGCGGCGATGGCGGCATGCTGCGGGAAGTCAGCCGACACCACGGCGTCGAACAAATCACGATGGTGGAAATCGATGCTGGCGTGGTGGAATTTTGTCGCCAGTATTTGCCCAACCACAGCGCCGGTAGCTATGACGATCCGCGTTTTAATCTGGTGATTGATGACGGCGTTAACTTCGTCAGACAGTGCAGCGAAAAGTTTGACGTCATAATTTCCGATTGCACCGACCCCATCGGCCCCGGCGAAAGCCTGTTCACCTCAGATTTCTATCAGGGTTGTGCCCGCAGTCTGAACGAAGGCGGGATTTTTGTCGCTCAGAATGGCGTGTGTTTCCTGCAACAGGATGAAGCCATCGGCAGCCATAAAAAACTCAGCCACTATTTCAATGATGTCAGCTTTTATCAGGCCGCAATCCCGACTTACTACGGCGGCATTATGACTTTCGCCTGGGCCAGCAATAACCCGGCGCTGCGCCAGATGGACATCGTAACTCTGCGCCAACATTTCGCGCAATCAGGCATCACCTGTCGCTATTACACACCTGATGTTCACATCGGCAGCTTTGCCCTGCCACAGTATCTGTTGAGTGCGCTACAGAATGCGCAATAA
- a CDS encoding ABC transporter ATP-binding protein, whose translation MAASIDILSVQAVSCSLQQSPVLENISFAVRDDETICLLGRNGSGKTALLQVIAGLLPITQGKILLEGEPISSPQEYVLPERRQVGLIFQDYALFPHLTVEGNIAFGLYGRPESEVKPICAEMLALLQLDDVAARYPHELSNEQQQRLAIARALACEPKLLLLDEPFPGLDSQTRYRLITELRQVLKQRHVAAVFATHNREEAFACADHLILLDEGKIMQQGYPSELYHRPNSRFVADFMGNTNYLPVKIMSDHQWQSPLGDHHATHPLNQSIDSPCDWMVRPADVALALDPDGPASIEDRLFMGTSNLYRVKLGELMLLVQTGNWFEPGQQVRLSIKTDPPVLYPALPTVNNTAESPEMK comes from the coding sequence ATGGCCGCGTCGATAGATATTCTGAGCGTTCAGGCGGTAAGTTGTTCGTTGCAGCAGTCTCCTGTGTTGGAGAACATCTCATTTGCCGTGCGCGATGATGAGACTATCTGTCTGCTGGGTAGGAACGGTAGCGGTAAAACGGCGCTATTGCAGGTGATCGCGGGCCTGCTGCCGATTACTCAGGGCAAGATCTTGCTGGAGGGAGAGCCCATCAGCTCACCGCAGGAATACGTCTTGCCTGAACGACGTCAGGTTGGACTGATTTTTCAGGATTACGCGCTTTTTCCGCATCTAACCGTGGAAGGCAACATTGCGTTTGGTTTATATGGCCGCCCGGAAAGCGAGGTGAAGCCAATCTGTGCGGAGATGCTGGCGCTGTTGCAACTGGACGATGTCGCTGCGCGTTATCCACACGAGCTATCTAATGAACAGCAACAGCGTTTGGCGATTGCCCGTGCGCTGGCCTGTGAACCAAAACTGCTGTTGCTGGACGAGCCATTTCCCGGTTTGGACAGCCAGACTCGTTATCGCCTGATCACTGAGTTGCGGCAGGTTCTCAAACAGCGCCATGTCGCGGCGGTTTTTGCTACACACAACCGAGAGGAAGCCTTTGCCTGCGCCGACCATCTAATTCTGCTGGATGAAGGGAAGATTATGCAGCAGGGTTATCCATCCGAACTGTACCACCGCCCGAACAGCCGCTTTGTCGCTGATTTTATGGGGAATACGAACTATTTACCCGTGAAAATTATGAGCGACCATCAATGGCAGAGCCCATTGGGCGATCATCACGCGACACATCCGCTCAACCAGTCGATCGATTCGCCGTGCGATTGGATGGTGCGTCCGGCAGATGTGGCGCTTGCGCTCGATCCCGATGGTCCTGCGTCGATCGAAGATCGATTATTTATGGGCACATCAAACTTGTATCGGGTGAAGCTGGGAGAACTGATGCTGCTGGTGCAGACCGGCAACTGGTTTGAACCAGGACAGCAGGTGCGTTTAAGCATTAAGACGGATCCTCCAGTCTTGTATCCTGCTTTACCGACCGTCAACAATACGGCTGAAAGCCCCGAAATGAAATGA
- a CDS encoding ABC transporter permease: MMHLYWVALQSIWVKEVTRFGRIWIQTLVPPVITMTLYFIIFGNLIGSRIGEMHGFTYMQFIVPGLIMMAVITNAYANVASSFFSAKFQRNIEELLVAPVPTHVIIAGYIGGGIARGVCVGVLVTAVSLFFVPLHVHAWWVIVLTLLLTATLFSLAGLLNAVFAKTFDDISLIPTFVLTPLTYLGGVFYSLTLLPPVWQAVSKLNPVVYMISGFRYGFLGIQDVPLLFTMSVLIAFIVVFYLLVWWLIERGRGLRT; the protein is encoded by the coding sequence ATGATGCATTTGTATTGGGTAGCGCTACAGAGTATCTGGGTTAAAGAAGTGACCCGATTTGGGCGGATCTGGATTCAAACTCTGGTGCCGCCAGTGATCACCATGACGCTGTACTTTATTATTTTCGGCAACCTGATCGGCTCACGTATTGGTGAAATGCACGGTTTCACTTACATGCAGTTTATCGTGCCGGGCCTGATCATGATGGCGGTGATTACCAACGCGTATGCCAACGTAGCTTCCTCCTTTTTCAGCGCCAAGTTTCAACGCAATATTGAAGAACTGCTGGTCGCGCCGGTGCCGACTCATGTGATTATTGCGGGTTATATTGGCGGGGGGATCGCGCGTGGCGTGTGCGTCGGGGTATTGGTTACCGCCGTGTCGCTGTTCTTCGTTCCTTTGCATGTTCATGCCTGGTGGGTCATTGTTCTGACGCTGTTACTGACGGCAACGCTATTCTCGCTGGCGGGATTACTGAATGCGGTGTTTGCGAAAACCTTTGATGATATCAGCCTGATTCCGACGTTTGTGTTGACGCCGCTGACCTATCTGGGCGGCGTGTTCTACTCGTTAACGCTGCTGCCGCCTGTCTGGCAGGCTGTTTCCAAACTGAACCCGGTGGTGTACATGATTAGTGGTTTCCGCTATGGCTTCCTCGGGATTCAGGATGTGCCGCTACTGTTCACGATGTCGGTGCTGATTGCCTTTATCGTAGTGTTTTATTTACTAGTCTGGTGGCTGATTGAACGCGGACGTGGGTTGCGGACGTAG
- the panB gene encoding 3-methyl-2-oxobutanoate hydroxymethyltransferase — MKPTTISHLRQWKQEQRKFATITAYDASFSRLFFEQGIRVMLVGDSLGMTVQGHDSTLPVTTHDIVYHTQCVRRGAPLALVLSDMPFMTYATPEQTFSQAAELMRAGANMVKLEGGSWLAPTVKMLTERAVPVCGHLGLTPQSVNIFGGYKIQGRSESDANQLLADALALEEAGAQLLVLECVPVALAKRVTEALSIPVIGIGAGNVTDGQILVMHDALGITGDSTPKFAKNFLAQSGDIRTAVRLYSQEVEQGIYPAEEHSFH; from the coding sequence ATGAAACCGACGACTATCTCCCACTTGCGCCAATGGAAACAAGAGCAGCGAAAATTCGCTACGATAACGGCTTACGATGCCAGCTTCTCTCGTTTGTTTTTTGAACAAGGCATTCGCGTGATGCTGGTGGGTGACTCTCTGGGAATGACCGTGCAAGGTCACGACTCCACACTGCCCGTGACCACACACGACATCGTTTACCATACACAGTGTGTCCGCCGTGGCGCACCGCTGGCACTGGTTCTCTCCGATATGCCTTTTATGACCTACGCCACGCCGGAACAAACATTCAGCCAGGCAGCAGAACTGATGCGCGCTGGGGCGAATATGGTGAAGCTGGAAGGCGGAAGCTGGCTTGCCCCAACGGTAAAAATGCTGACTGAACGTGCCGTGCCGGTTTGCGGTCATCTGGGTCTGACTCCGCAGTCCGTTAACATCTTCGGTGGCTATAAAATTCAGGGCCGCAGCGAAAGCGATGCCAATCAGCTGCTGGCCGATGCTCTTGCGCTTGAAGAAGCAGGTGCTCAGTTGCTCGTGCTGGAATGCGTGCCTGTCGCGCTGGCCAAACGTGTAACAGAAGCGCTGTCTATTCCCGTGATCGGCATTGGCGCAGGCAACGTCACCGACGGGCAGATTCTGGTCATGCATGATGCTTTAGGCATTACCGGCGACAGCACGCCTAAGTTTGCCAAGAATTTTCTGGCGCAAAGCGGTGATATTCGCACGGCGGTACGCCTGTATTCACAAGAAGTCGAACAGGGTATCTACCCAGCCGAAGAACATTCATTTCATTAA
- the folK gene encoding 2-amino-4-hydroxy-6-hydroxymethyldihydropteridine diphosphokinase codes for MTRVYLALGSNLAQPLQQVRAALAALDAILQTRVIRCSSFYRSRPLGPQDQPDYLNAVVELETTLAAESLLDCTQAIELEQGRERKAHRWGPRTLDLDILLFGDAIIQTERLTVPHYDMKNREFMLYPLVEIAPELTFPDGETLTQRLTDVDRNGLTLWDNSNPA; via the coding sequence ATGACACGCGTGTATCTGGCGCTGGGCAGCAATCTTGCCCAGCCTTTGCAACAGGTACGCGCCGCACTGGCTGCGCTGGATGCGATTCTACAGACTCGCGTCATTCGCTGTTCCTCGTTTTATCGTAGTCGCCCGCTCGGCCCGCAGGATCAACCGGATTATCTTAATGCCGTCGTTGAGTTGGAAACTACATTAGCCGCCGAGTCGTTGCTCGATTGCACACAGGCTATCGAGCTGGAACAAGGTCGCGAACGTAAGGCGCACCGCTGGGGTCCGCGCACGTTGGATTTGGACATTCTGCTGTTCGGTGATGCCATCATCCAGACAGAACGCCTGACGGTGCCGCATTACGACATGAAAAATCGTGAGTTCATGCTCTATCCGCTCGTAGAAATCGCCCCTGAACTGACGTTCCCCGACGGCGAAACACTCACTCAACGGTTAACCGATGTCGACCGCAATGGTCTGACATTGTGGGACAACAGCAATCCCGCCTAA
- a CDS encoding carbonate dehydratase, which produces MKEIETLIANNQLWSKTMVEEDPGYFERLAQAQRPRFLWIGCSDSRVPAESLTSLEPGELFVHRNVANLVIHTDLNCLSVVQYAVEVLEVEHIIICGHYGCGGVQAAVENPELGLINNWLLHIRDLWYKHSSLLGELPPEQRLNTLCEINVVEQVYNLGHSTIMQSAWKRGQKVTIHGWVYGIQDGRLRDLEVTATNRETLEQRYRRAISTLS; this is translated from the coding sequence ATGAAAGAAATTGAAACGCTCATCGCGAACAACCAGCTTTGGTCTAAAACGATGGTGGAAGAGGATCCTGGCTATTTTGAACGACTGGCGCAGGCACAACGACCCCGTTTTCTATGGATTGGATGCTCGGACAGTCGCGTACCTGCGGAAAGTCTGACCAGCCTTGAGCCTGGTGAACTGTTTGTTCACCGTAACGTCGCAAATCTGGTCATTCACACCGATCTCAATTGCCTGTCAGTTGTACAGTATGCTGTCGAAGTTCTCGAAGTCGAACACATCATCATCTGCGGCCACTACGGCTGCGGCGGTGTTCAGGCGGCGGTGGAAAACCCAGAGTTGGGTTTGATTAACAACTGGCTGCTGCATATCCGTGATTTGTGGTACAAGCATAGTTCGCTGCTGGGGGAATTGCCTCCCGAACAGCGCCTGAATACACTCTGCGAAATCAACGTTGTCGAGCAGGTTTATAACCTCGGCCACTCCACGATCATGCAGTCCGCATGGAAGCGTGGGCAGAAAGTCACGATCCACGGTTGGGTTTACGGTATTCAGGATGGCCGTCTGCGCGATCTGGAAGTGACTGCGACCAATCGGGAGACGCTAGAACAGCGTTATCGCCGCGCGATTTCCACCCTGTCTTGA
- a CDS encoding adenosylmethionine decarboxylase: MHKLKLHGFNNLTKSLSFCIYDICYTKTADDRDGYIAYIDEQYNANRLTEILTETCSIIGANVLNIARQDYDPQGASVTILVSEEPIDPRDVDTSEHPGPLPNSVVAHLDKSHICVHTYPESHPEGGLCTFRADIEVSTCGVISPLKALNYLIHQLESDIVTIDYRVRGFTRDINGVKHFIDHQINSVQNFMSEDMKSLYHMMDVNVYQENIFHTKMLLKDFDLKHYLFNVNPEELSAAERKRITDLLYHEMQEIYYGRNLPVL, translated from the coding sequence TTGCACAAGCTGAAGCTACACGGCTTTAACAACCTGACAAAAAGCCTGAGTTTTTGTATCTACGATATCTGTTACACCAAAACGGCCGACGATCGCGATGGTTATATCGCCTATATCGACGAACAATATAATGCTAACCGTTTAACAGAGATCCTCACTGAAACCTGCTCAATTATCGGTGCCAACGTTCTTAACATCGCGCGTCAGGACTATGATCCACAAGGCGCCAGCGTAACCATTTTGGTCAGCGAAGAACCTATCGATCCACGTGACGTGGATACCTCAGAACACCCAGGGCCGCTGCCCAACTCCGTCGTTGCACATCTGGATAAAAGCCATATCTGCGTTCATACCTACCCAGAAAGCCACCCCGAAGGCGGGCTTTGCACCTTCCGGGCAGATATCGAAGTTTCTACCTGTGGCGTGATTTCACCGCTGAAAGCGTTGAACTATCTCATCCACCAGCTTGAATCCGATATTGTGACTATTGACTATCGCGTGCGAGGATTCACCCGTGATATCAATGGAGTAAAACATTTCATCGATCACCAGATCAACTCTGTCCAAAACTTCATGTCCGAGGATATGAAGTCGCTCTATCACATGATGGACGTGAACGTGTATCAGGAAAATATCTTTCATACCAAGATGTTATTGAAAGACTTTGACCTCAAGCATTACCTGTTCAACGTCAACCCTGAAGAACTCAGCGCTGCCGAGCGGAAAAGAATTACCGATCTGCTGTATCACGAAATGCAGGAAATCTATTACGGCAGAAACCTGCCCGTCCTGTAA
- the panD gene encoding aspartate 1-decarboxylase: protein MIRTMLQGKLHRVKVTQADLHYEGSCAIDQDFMDAAGILEYEAIDIYNVDNGQRFSTYAIAGERGSRIISVNGAAARCACVGDKLIICSYVQMSDEQARSHSPKVAYFSGENELQRQAKAIPVQVA, encoded by the coding sequence ATGATACGTACCATGCTGCAAGGCAAGCTGCACCGGGTGAAAGTAACTCAGGCTGACTTGCATTATGAAGGCTCTTGCGCCATCGATCAGGATTTTATGGATGCCGCAGGCATTCTGGAATACGAAGCGATTGATATCTACAACGTTGATAACGGTCAGCGTTTCTCTACCTACGCCATTGCAGGCGAAAGAGGCTCACGCATTATCTCCGTGAACGGCGCCGCCGCTCGCTGCGCCTGCGTAGGCGACAAGCTGATTATCTGTTCCTACGTGCAGATGTCGGACGAACAAGCCAGAAGCCACAGCCCTAAGGTTGCCTATTTCTCTGGCGAGAATGAGCTACAACGTCAGGCCAAAGCCATTCCGGTCCAGGTCGCCTGA
- a CDS encoding hypoxanthine phosphoribosyltransferase, translated as MMKHTVEVMISEQEVMARVTELGQQISEHYRDSGSDMVLVGLLRGSFIFMADLCRAIDVPHEVDFMTASSYGSGMNSTRDVKILKDLDEDIRGKDVLIVEDIIDSGNTLSRVREILQLREPKSLAICTLLDKPERREVAVKVEWVGFSIPDEFVVGYGIDYAQHYRHLPYVGKVVPQE; from the coding sequence ATGATGAAACATACCGTGGAAGTCATGATTTCTGAACAGGAAGTGATGGCGCGGGTTACCGAACTGGGGCAACAGATCAGCGAACATTACCGTGATAGCGGCAGCGATATGGTACTGGTGGGGCTCTTGCGCGGATCGTTTATCTTTATGGCTGATTTGTGCCGGGCGATCGATGTCCCTCACGAAGTGGATTTTATGACGGCATCCAGCTATGGCAGCGGTATGAACAGTACGCGCGATGTTAAAATCCTGAAAGATTTGGATGAAGATATTCGCGGTAAAGACGTATTGATCGTTGAAGATATCATCGACTCGGGCAATACGCTGAGCCGAGTGCGGGAAATTCTGCAACTGCGTGAGCCGAAATCATTGGCTATCTGTACGCTGCTGGACAAACCAGAGCGCCGTGAAGTTGCGGTTAAAGTGGAATGGGTTGGGTTCTCGATCCCTGATGAGTTCGTCGTGGGTTACGGCATCGACTATGCTCAGCACTACCGCCATTTACCTTACGTCGGTAAGGTTGTTCCGCAAGAATAA
- a CDS encoding iron ABC transporter permease: MTPLSGSVINNSDLIQYSFYSMISGVWRVSSWLLAGLLLLPLATVFYQAFFAGGLGFTQLWQLGLPTYLIHSAIIAIGTLFFSLLFGLPSAWFIAMYRFPGHRVLQWALCLPLAMPAFLLAYLYTDALRHLSLWLREGGLLIASPWGEFHVAGLPVSLGCVSLVLALVLYPYIYLLVREALVKQPASLIHSARLLNQTRAQVFRRLCLPIALPAIACGSALVVVETLGDYGAASYLGIPTMTTQVLDIWQGQGDLGAAARLGVLILPAIFILMFLVNLWRRKQKIYQAQANSSLSIPPALGGWRSRAVRSYCWGVVCLAFLLPVLYLLFLAIRHMMSIWDMAFLHAVMNSLLASATATIIITLMALSFIFYTRTAGVFANQTPVRLVSLSFALPGAVLAVGLFTLLSLVDRGINFLASAAGLPTADALLAGSLFILMVAYSVKFGRLMLDSLERSMEAIPRSLDSASLVLGASPLSRWSRVHIPLLRRSVFIGALLIFTESMKELNISLLLRPFGIDTLATYVFRFTASEQAASFAFPALVLVAVGLIPVFWLNRALNIKG; the protein is encoded by the coding sequence ATGACGCCGCTGTCAGGCTCTGTTATTAATAACAGCGATCTCATCCAATACAGTTTTTATTCTATGATCTCCGGTGTCTGGCGCGTCAGTAGTTGGTTGTTGGCGGGACTGTTGCTGCTTCCTTTAGCGACGGTTTTTTATCAGGCTTTTTTTGCCGGCGGGCTGGGATTTACCCAACTGTGGCAACTCGGTTTACCCACCTACCTGATACATTCTGCGATCATCGCGATCGGCACGCTTTTCTTCAGTTTACTGTTTGGACTGCCTTCGGCTTGGTTTATCGCCATGTACCGCTTTCCCGGCCATCGCGTGTTGCAATGGGCGCTTTGCCTGCCGCTTGCGATGCCCGCTTTCCTGCTCGCCTACCTTTATACCGATGCGTTACGTCATCTTTCCTTGTGGTTGCGGGAAGGAGGGTTGTTGATTGCATCGCCGTGGGGAGAATTCCACGTTGCTGGGCTACCCGTTTCACTCGGCTGCGTGAGTTTGGTACTGGCGCTGGTGTTGTATCCCTACATTTACCTGTTGGTGCGTGAGGCGCTGGTGAAACAGCCTGCCAGTCTGATTCATTCAGCTCGTTTACTGAATCAGACGCGCGCTCAGGTATTCCGCCGCTTATGTTTACCTATTGCACTGCCGGCGATTGCCTGCGGTAGTGCGTTAGTCGTGGTCGAGACACTGGGCGATTATGGTGCGGCGTCTTATCTAGGTATTCCAACCATGACAACACAGGTGCTGGATATCTGGCAGGGACAGGGCGATTTGGGGGCGGCCGCGCGCCTTGGTGTGTTGATTCTGCCCGCGATCTTTATCTTGATGTTTCTGGTTAATCTCTGGCGTCGGAAGCAGAAAATTTATCAAGCTCAAGCAAATTCCTCTCTGAGCATTCCGCCTGCATTGGGCGGGTGGCGCAGCAGGGCGGTTCGCAGTTATTGCTGGGGTGTCGTTTGTCTGGCGTTCCTGCTCCCGGTTCTATATCTACTCTTTCTCGCTATCCGACACATGATGTCGATATGGGATATGGCGTTTCTTCACGCGGTGATGAATAGCCTGTTGGCGTCAGCCACGGCAACCATCATCATTACGCTAATGGCACTGTCATTTATCTTCTACACGCGCACGGCTGGCGTGTTTGCCAATCAGACGCCAGTTCGGTTGGTTAGTTTGAGTTTTGCTTTACCTGGTGCGGTACTGGCCGTTGGGCTATTTACCTTACTGTCGCTGGTGGATCGCGGGATTAATTTCCTTGCCAGCGCAGCTGGGCTGCCCACTGCGGATGCTTTGCTGGCCGGGTCGCTATTTATTCTCATGGTTGCCTACAGCGTTAAATTTGGACGCCTGATGCTGGACAGTCTTGAGCGCAGTATGGAAGCGATTCCAAGGTCGCTGGACAGCGCGAGTCTTGTTCTGGGGGCTTCTCCCCTTAGCCGCTGGTCACGCGTGCATATTCCGCTGTTGCGCCGCAGTGTGTTCATCGGAGCGTTGTTGATCTTCACGGAAAGCATGAAAGAGCTGAATATCTCGCTGCTGCTGCGTCCTTTTGGGATTGATACGTTGGCAACGTATGTTTTTCGCTTTACGGCGAGTGAGCAGGCTGCGTCATTTGCTTTTCCTGCGCTGGTGTTAGTCGCGGTGGGGCTGATACCGGTTTTCTGGCTGAATCGCGCACTGAATATAAAAGGATAA
- a CDS encoding ABC transporter ATP-binding protein — protein sequence MTYALELAQLTKTYAGGVKALRGIDLNVEAGDFYALLGPNGAGKSTTIGIISSLVNKTAGKVRVFGYDLELDKVNAKRQLGLVPQEFNFNPFETVLQIVVNQAGYYGVKRQDALPRAEKYLKQLDLWGKRDEKAMMLSGGMKRRLMIARALMHEPKLLILDEPTAGVDIELRRSMWGFLKELNAQGTTIILTTHYLEEAEMLCRNIGIIQRGELVENTSMKQLLAQLKSETFIFDLAAKSPLPQIEGYAFRLTDTSTLEVDVMREQGLNALFSQLSAQGITILSMRNKANRLEELFVSLVNGDGVNGKGEKA from the coding sequence ATGACATATGCACTGGAACTGGCGCAACTAACCAAAACTTATGCGGGAGGCGTCAAGGCGTTACGGGGGATCGACCTGAACGTGGAGGCGGGGGATTTCTATGCGCTACTGGGGCCGAATGGCGCAGGAAAGTCCACTACGATTGGGATTATCAGCTCGTTGGTGAACAAAACCGCCGGTAAAGTTCGCGTCTTTGGCTACGATCTTGAGCTGGATAAAGTGAATGCGAAGCGCCAGCTGGGGTTGGTCCCCCAGGAATTTAACTTCAATCCTTTCGAGACGGTATTGCAGATTGTAGTTAATCAGGCGGGTTACTATGGCGTGAAACGTCAGGATGCGTTGCCGCGTGCGGAAAAATACCTTAAACAGCTGGATTTGTGGGGAAAACGCGACGAAAAAGCGATGATGTTGTCCGGTGGTATGAAGCGTCGCCTGATGATTGCGCGTGCGTTAATGCATGAGCCTAAACTGCTGATTCTTGATGAACCCACTGCGGGCGTGGATATCGAACTACGCCGCTCCATGTGGGGCTTTTTGAAGGAGCTGAATGCGCAGGGCACCACGATTATCCTGACGACGCACTATCTGGAAGAAGCGGAAATGCTGTGCCGCAACATCGGGATCATCCAGCGGGGAGAGCTGGTGGAGAATACCTCGATGAAGCAGTTGCTTGCTCAACTGAAATCAGAAACGTTTATTTTCGATCTGGCGGCGAAAAGCCCGCTACCACAGATTGAGGGTTATGCGTTCCGCCTGACGGATACGTCAACGCTGGAAGTGGATGTGATGCGCGAGCAAGGACTGAACGCGTTATTCAGTCAGCTAAGCGCGCAAGGGATAACAATATTGAGTATGCGCAATAAAGCTAACCGGCTGGAAGAGCTGTTTGTCTCGTTGGTTAATGGGGACGGGGTGAACGGTAAGGGAGAAAAGGCATGA
- a CDS encoding GNAT family N-acetyltransferase, translating into MSTPPVDVCYKVNAPLSSQQFVELLAKTSLGPRRPLDDETAITGMLKHANLLVSAWQGETLVGIARSVTDFHFCCYLSDLAVSDDFQHAGIGKKLIQQTAQQLGKGCKIILLAAPLAVDYYPKLGFEKHNSAWLMAASDLHSEA; encoded by the coding sequence ATGAGCACACCACCCGTGGATGTTTGCTACAAAGTGAACGCCCCGCTTTCCAGCCAGCAGTTCGTTGAGCTATTAGCGAAAACCTCATTGGGACCGCGTCGCCCGCTGGATGATGAGACGGCGATTACAGGTATGCTTAAGCACGCCAACCTGCTGGTTTCCGCATGGCAAGGGGAGACACTGGTTGGCATTGCGCGCAGCGTGACAGATTTTCATTTTTGCTGTTATCTGTCCGATCTGGCGGTGTCAGACGACTTTCAGCATGCGGGGATAGGGAAGAAGCTGATTCAACAAACCGCTCAGCAGCTGGGGAAAGGCTGCAAAATCATTTTGCTGGCCGCACCGCTGGCGGTGGATTACTACCCGAAATTAGGATTTGAAAAGCACAACAGCGCCTGGCTCATGGCTGCATCAGATCTGCACTCAGAGGCGTAA